From the genome of Catharus ustulatus isolate bCatUst1 chromosome 39, bCatUst1.pri.v2, whole genome shotgun sequence, one region includes:
- the LOC117010162 gene encoding proline-rich protein 2-like, with translation MDPPDPRGPPPGHTETPPDSPRPPMKPPWTHMDPPKTPSDPPMGTQRHPETPMDTPGPPPDLPMGTRRPPWTHTDHPKTPPDPPMGTQRPPWTPHGPTWTHMDPHGHPDPPHGHPDPPMGTRRPPETPMKPTRTPPDPPTGTQRPPETPMEPTRTPPWTHMDPPWTPRPT, from the coding sequence AtggaccccccagacccccgcGGACCCCCCCCTGGGCACACGGAGACCCCCCCGGACAGCCCAAGACCCCCCATGAAACCCCCATGGACCCACATGGACCCCCCCAAGACCCCCTCGGACCCCCCCATGGGCACCCAGAGACACCCGGAGACCCCCATGGACACCCCCGGACCCCCCCCGGACCTCCCCATGGGCACACGGAGACCCCCATGGACCCACACAGACCACCCCAAgacccccccggacccccccatGGgcacccagagacccccatgGACCCCCCATGGACCCACATGGACCCACATGGACCCACATGGACACCCGGACCCCCCCCATGGACACCCGGACCCCCCCATGGGCACACGGAGACCCCCAGAGACACCCATGAAACCCACACGGACACCCCCGGACCCCCCCACGGGCActcagagacccccagagacccccatgGAACCCACACGGACCCCCCCATGGACACACATGGACCCCCCATGGACCCCCAGACCCACATAg